TACAAGTGAAATTGCGTAATAAGGATGCCACCATGTCTTTACTGGTACATAAATTTTAATCCCGTATGGGTGttgaggagagacctgagcgaGGATATAAATTTTAATCCCGAAAGCAGCAACATCATATAACGTGCTAAAGTctcctaacattttttttttctctttcctgtaCTGATTGGGATAGCAACGCTCATTATGCGAAGTATTTCGGGCATCCAAAGCATGAGTCATCATACATTGTCTCAGTGCGACTGTCTTGCCACCCTCAGCCGTACAATGACTCACTGGGATGAAGACAGGAGCTTGACATTGGAGTGGATAGAAGCTTCGCAACTTTTCTATTCTGAGGAGGTTAAATAATGGGAGTGAAGCCAGTTGGAAGGCTTTTAACCTACCGGGAAAATTATCCCTTTTAGGATCCTTGTGTTTGACTCCGAAGGTGTAACTAGGCTCCAGTGATCTGACACACTGATCAGCTCTTTCGGGGTCGTAGGCACCCGGTGCTGTCAAAACACAAGGCCAGGTGGGTGTTAACAATTGAGCGATGGGTTTACATCTTCTCTCTTTAGAGGAACTCATCAAGTAGCTGTAATAGCTCACGGCTTACTTATATTTAAACGTATACCCGCCCCTTTTTCAATAGTCACGGAACATAAACAACAACATTGCGGTTATTCAAGAACCGTACACAGTGCCTTTGTGTGCCTGTGAAATGTTCCTCCCGTGGAACTATAAAAATTTGCACAGTTCATCAGCAACTTATGTTGAATGCTACCAAAGTTTTCCGAAATGCTGTCAGCTAATATTCTGCCCATAAGTCTGGAATGTCACGCTTCAAAAACGCTTCGAAAGAACGCATTTTGTCAAGTACTATATCGAAGAGATCAGTAACTGTGCGCCCATTGCTGGTCACATTGCTGTTTATTTTCCATTAAAGAGAAGGCGAAAGCCACCGTACATATAATCCGACCTTCATTTTCGCATGCATTCACAGACGGAAATAAAatgtatgaaataaatatatCCTACTTCAACACTCAGTGTCTATATCGTGTAGCCAGCCATTTGCGCAGCGGAGACTTCATCACGGTGCTAACGTACAGACGGACGCTCGCAATCGGTGAGGAAAATGGGTGCAATAGCGGGTCTCGTTTCGTTGCAAAGTAGACAGCCTTACGACGGAGAAGAATAAGAGAAGCTGGTCAGTCAGTGCACTGCGAAGGTGTTCAGGCGTGCTACCCGGTGCAAAAGTGGCGCAGAGCAGGGTGAACCAAGTGCAGCAGTGTAGATCCAGTGCAGATGCTTGTAAAGGACCCTCTGGGTAGCCGTTTTGCAAGTGTACAAACCAGGACTTGTGGTTCTGCAATGACAACAGTCGTCCTTGTGTCCGAAGGTGTAAGCTGGCGACATAGGTCTCACCAGAGGATCGGCTTTGTCTGGGCTATAGTCCCAAGGAGCTGCGCCCAACGCAGGAGCGAAAAAAGTAAGACACGACATCGACATATCccattgaacaaaaaaaaacacgtgaacCGCTTCAGTTGTGGCTTTGTTTTATTGTTTGCAAGAAAATCACACATTTTTCGAGATTGAGAACAGAAAAATGCATTACTGTAACATTTTTGAACGATTTCTACAAACAaattgtatatgtgcgtgtaaaACTGGGACATGTGGGGAAAACTGTGTATATGACATTCCACGTATGCCACACATTACATATAACTTAATATTCAGACATCAATCACGAATTTTCATTTTAAAGAGGTACTGCAGTCTATCGCTCCCTTAATTAGATGTATATCGATACCTTATTCAGTTTACGCTGACGTAATGAACACGAAATTCTGACTGGTAGGTCATAAACACTGTGGCATAAAGGGCTGAGGGCTCAAGTTATGATAAAAACAAAGACAGAGGAATTGACAGAATGCTTTTAGCGCGTTCTACGGCCTGTAAATAGCAGCACTCAAAACAACTACGAGCACAATTATCGGATACACTGACCAGGCGTTTGTTCTTTCTTCGGACACTTGAGCTTTCTTCGTATCGTAAAACTCGGCATGCGAGGGAAGCGTAGCTGTTCACCGATGCTCGGGTTATAGTAACCCGGTCCTGTCGACGGcaaaacagaacaaaaaataaTTGTAAGGCGCGAATGTTGCAGCATGCTGACACCCGTACACGTGGACAAACAGCTTCAGGACCGTTCATTTTGTGCAGCACTTTCGCTGGTGTATTTTGTATTATTTGGGTTTATCTACGCATGCGTCATCTTTACTAGTAAGTAACCGGACGAATAAATGAACATTACACAGAAATGCTAAGTTGCACCAAATTTATGTATTGCACATTACACTTCTAGAGTTGCAAACAGGGGCCATCAGCGacggaaaaagaaatgaaacagaaGTCAGTAACGCCAATTTCTGCTTCCAGTGACGTCATAAATATTGGCAGCGTCTGCGAGAAGCTAGCTTATAGTTGATCTTCTTTTTAAATACACAGCATTCCCAGCCCTACGTGATATCGCTTGTTGAGTTGTTTTTGCCAAAAAGTAActcaaatatgaaaaaaatttatCAGGAATTCAATTGACGTAACACTGACGTCATCTCTGCCAGCGCATAGTTGCGTAACTACAGATGGGTAGTTTGGCCTCATAAGCAATTCTTTTCTACTGAAGACAACCAGCGAAAACTTCAAACGTGTATCGAACCTCTTTATGCTAGCAGTCTGCGCAGAagagtactcttttttttttagtgtcacATTAAGAAGCAATAGCTCGCGACGAAGAAGCAGCCTGATCCCACAGTCAAATGTAGTAGCAACATGTAGAATAAATAAATGTTAGCACGAGTAAGTGTACAATCATCTTCATTATACAAAGAGTGTACCGGAACTCCTCACATTTGACACCGCACTCCTATATAGCTTCCGTAAGGACGCGCGGTACAGAAACAGGGTAATGGCGATTAGTTGGAATCCTGCAAACAGATTACAATTTACAAGACGTGCACGTAGGCCCCTCCGACGCCCACAGGTAACTGTACCAGGTGTTTCGTTCCGTAGTATCGCTGCGAAACCTTTCCTGAAGAGGAGGCTTGCAGCTGAGCGGAACATCACTCGGCTGTTGTCTTCTGCTTCAGCTGCGAATAAGGCAACAATTTAGACGACGTCTGGTCAACTGCACAACAGAAAGTGTCGCAACGAACGCTAGACAGCAGTGATACATTGTAAATGACCGCTTGATAACCCCGACGTTCAGCGTGCAATAGTGCTGGCATAGGCCAACACACGTCTTTTAGCTGTATTTACCATAACTTGGTTTGAAATGGGTTGTTTTCAGAAAAATCTGCGCTTATAAATTCCCGTGTTCTTGTGCGTTACTTAGTGTGTGCGCGCACGTATGTTTTAAGAAGAATGCGATGAACAACTGGCAACGTTTGGCCATGTGGATGGAcactaaataaaacaaaatatgcaCTTTGTCTATTCAAGAGACCAAAAGGATTAACTCTGCAATGCCGAAACACAGTTCCACATCGAGAAACATAAGAACGACCCGCTCCGCTGTATTTATTCTATGGAGAGTACatttgcacaagaaaaaaaagagcaattaAATGGCAGTTGGGCTATAACTTAATTATACAGTAATTATTTAGTATTTGCTTTTCTAGCTATCCAGATCTGAAAACTCTCAAGCGTATCGAAAATGGTACTGTATAGTGTGCGTTAAGACTGTGCGTTCCTAAATCAGAATTTTGAGGTATCAAGTCAACGTAGCCTGCATGATATGTCGAGTATTACAGGCTTAATGATTCTTGATCGTTGAAATAATCAACTGCGGCTCAACAAGGGAAGCCACAGACCCACTGTAGGAGGCCAGCCTTTCCTTGTTGGCCCACAGTTAATCACTGAAAGTGTCCATCTAGCTGTGAGTCCTTTGTCTTGTCTGTTAGTTGAAGCTCTTGCCAAGCTTGGAAGGTTTTCAGTCGGCATTTAGCAACGAACTCAGGCCCGATAGGCTGTGCAAATGGATATGTACAAGGTGACTTGACAAACGAAGAAACATTGACAGACGCAACGGGGCTACTAACCAGAAGAAACAGCTGTTTCCTGTGTCCAGGACTGATAAAGCTTTGCGAATAAAGACCCTGTTCCGGGTGGTTTCCAGAAGTCAAGTCCCTCTGGAAATCTCGGTGCCATTTTGATGCTTCCTTGAGCATGCCTCCATTCCCGGAAACTCTCCGGGGACACTTGAATTCTGGACGAGTCTGTGGTGTAAAGTCGGGTAATGTAAAAGTATAACGCAGATTAGCATGTATTCTTTATGACAATAAATATAGGATGCAAAAGTAAACAGTGAATGCAAGGATAAATTTCTGAAGGGTTATTAAAGTAATATACTGTTCACTTTCTTCTGAGCAGGTAAACGCAACAGTATGTCGTCTATACTGTCAATCATTGCACCGCTAAGTACATTGTGAAATTCACGAAGTATATTGGCAAAGTCATGTAGTTCTCAAGAACCTAATTCAAGTTTCTAATGAACTGTATGCAAATCGCAGTGTAATTTATTTTTTCACATAACCGGGTGAAAGGCAACGTTGAAACGCACTGACCAGTAGGAGTTCGTACAAACGTCCTGTCCCGGGCTGACACACTGTCCATCGTTTCGTCGTCTTCGAACATACCACTTTCGTCGCTCGTTGTAAACGCAGCAGGTTCTAAATTGAATTTGCGAAAAAAAGCGCAAGTTATACTCATGGCGGAGAGAGCACATCATGGCGTACGTTTAAGAAATGCGAACGCCTTAACAAATCGGAGTTATAAAAAGGAATGATATTTTTTCACCGCCATTACCGAGACTCTTCCCCAAGTATCCACCCGAGTACCGCTCCTTGCGAAAACTCGAAGAGGGAGATGCAGTTATATGAGTCTCGGACTTCGACACGTTGTCCTTTTCTGCAGGCGAAACCACGTGATGAGTGTTGAAGCACTCTCGTCATGAGTGTATAATTACTGACAAGTTTCTGCGGCCTATGCCTGAGGCATGCACTGCACCTACCATCGATGTCGTCGATTCCGCTTTGTGCGATTCGAAGGGACCTACTCCGCCCTAATCGTCGCTCCGAAGGCCTAGCTCTTTTATCTGGCTCTTGtgctgagaaaaaagaaatcgcgTAAATGATTTTCAGCGGTCGTTGCGAAAGGCAGCGAGAGTTTAATATTCGAGCTTCTACACTGCGTACCCTCGATGTCGTCTTTCCTTGCTCGTGCTACAAGCAATGAGTGACTTCGTCTAGTCAGTTCGTCGGTGGACCTGGCTCGCTTATCTATATATGTGCAACAAAAAAGAACAGTACATAAGTACTGGCAAAATAGGAAACATGGTGTTTTCAGAGGAAAGAATTGCGCACTCGGTGTTCAATACGCTGCGTATGGCATACCTGGTGCCTCGTCCACCTCTTTTCGGATGACTCGGAGCGACCGACTCCTTCGAGGCATAGCTCCCGCTTGACTAGCAGCGCCGACCCGTTCTTAAAAGTAACACAGTGACAGTTACAACGCGGAGATAATTAAGCGGCAATACCACTTTGACAAGTTCCATACCTCGCTCTTCGTCTATTTTTCTTTCCACTACACGAGTGGTAGTTTTCTGCGTTGCGGGCGCCTTAGCCACTTTAGACGTCCGAGACATTTCTTCGGAAGAAAGATTGTAGAAAATATGTCAAGTCGAAACGCACAGCACGTAACGTTGAAAACGCGACGGTGCATCGTATACCTTCAGTGCCGTCCAGCTTTTTCCGGAGAGATCGAAGGAAGCCACTCTTCTTCGTCCCGACTCTCGAAGACGCTGCCTCTCTTTCGGTAGCTGCGTAGTGTTTCGGCACTATTGAAACGGGCAATGTCGGCAAGCGCTTCGCTAACCTTTTgagtcaatttttttcttcatagcGCCTACTGGTTCGCTCCGGTCAGTCGTCATTTCGGAAACGACGATTTTCACCTGCGGTGGCTCTCCTGGACAAATGCGATCGTATGATTTGTGATTTGTTCGAGGGAAACGGACGACCCCTACCTTCGACTACAGCTGCTTGTTTGCGAATGACCCTAAACGAACGGCGCTCCTTTACTGTTTCCTGCGAGCTTTTAGCGAGGGTTTCTGTGATAAAAAATTGAAATCAGCGTTTACAAAACGTTTATTCATAGTTCTACAATCCAGAGACACGTACCATCAATGCCAAATTCGGATTGTCGAGTCAATCGAGACGATCTGCTTCGTGTCATAGTTTTCGGGGATACTGACGTCTCCTCTTTTGTTTTTTCTATTCGTAAAAAGTGTTATTAGGCACAAAGCACTGCGAAATCATACCGCAAAGTATTTATATTGTTCCAAAGTTCATACCTTTCCCATTTTTGGCGCCAGTGTCcctttggcgagttccactcagTGAGCGACTTCGTTTGATCGTCTGCTCCGAACCTTTCAAATCGCGCTCTGTTGAACAGAAATGCGCTTTCTTTTTACTCACTGCGTCGAGCGAAGATTTCAAGTTTTTTAACTTTGTCTACGCTGTAGCTCGTGTTTGCTCACGCGAAAAGACAGTATTTCTCAATATAATAAAAATGGCGCGTACCAGCAGCAGTTCCATCTGTCGTCTTCGCGATTCGGAATGAACTGCTTCTCATGCTCGCTTTTTCATGAAGCGATGCCACTGCTTTAgatataaacaaaataaaagcttTAGTGGTCGGCAGCGCATCAGCTAACTGTATTTTATTAGCCACCTGACAAAATTGTTGGAACCGTCATGATCAGTTAATCTTTAACAAAATCGCTGCACTCCTCAAGAATCCTAAATTTTTTCTGTCTCACCACGTTTGTCTTCGAGGTCGTGAGACTTTGATCTTCTCGGGCTTCTTGATTTACTTCTTGGTGGCAATCCGAATAGAGCAGGATTGCCTTTGTCCGGATCGTATGTACCCGGtgctaaaataacaaaaaaaaacataggaaGGAGTTTTAAAGGGTGCTGAGATTTCTCGAACAGTTCTAACCTGGAAACGTTACGTTGTCGGGTAGCCGTTCCTTGAGTCTCGAACGAATGGTGAAGCGTGGTGACTTTGGATAAATTAGTTCCTTCGCTTTATCGGGGTCGTACTCTCCTGGTGCTACCAAACGACAAGAACAGGTGTTACAcctcttaaagaaaaatgttactCGCACTTATATGCatttctgttcagcaacacagaGTGGCAGGAACTGTCTGTCACCCTGTGTGACATGGTTTGCTAACAAAACGCAGGACGACCAAGGAGACACGTGATACGGGACGATCGTTATATGTAACGCTTGATATCTTTCTACGAGACTTCAGTTTTTGTACTCCAGTAACGTTATGTTTCGCGTCTTGTAAGCTGTTAATAAATGACAGGGTCATACGTGACTTGGTTTTTAGCCTACCTGGAAAGCAGTGCCTTTCCGGTGAACCTTCAGGCAGCCGTTTGCCGAAACTGAATTGTGGCATAGAACTATAGACAATCCTAGCTGACCGAGAGGCATGGTAACTGCATGGCGCTAGATGGAAGCAGTGGTTGCGTGTCGTCAGTGCAACGAGCATCTGAGACAAAACAGTGCCAGTATGGAGCTCACCAACCTGGGAAACCGTAGCTGTATGGCTTAGAAGGTCTTAGCCTGAAGCCGAATGTGAATTTCGGGGACCTCGCCTTCACGAAGCTTACGCCTCTGCCAGGGCTGTAGTCCGACGGCGCTAAACAGCAGGACAAAGATAAGTAAGAGTTCTCACCTTCATTCTGAGGTGCACACTTCAATAGCATAAAGATGCCCCAATAAGTATACCCGAATTCTCGCGTTCCATATAGCCACACGCTGCATAATAACATTTTGCTAGTTGGACTTTGTAAAATCGTTAGGAACAGCGTTTTCTGTCTTACGGTGCGCATTGAAAAAAATCTATttttccgtaatttttttttcggtgcttaacatgataaattcgttGCTATTATGAAGTTGACTTTACGTGCACGTTGTGATGAGCTTTATTTCTATGTGTCATATGCAGATGAATAGGCCACCATGCTTATCATGTCGCACTGCATGGAACAGCCAACGCTACGCAgtctgaatttttttcagtatccactGAGGAACCTCCATTGCGACGACGTTCTACAAAATTATGTGACACGTACAGGATGCCACAGTAGTTGCTTTTAGTTGTTGAGGATGAAATGTTGACGTAGCGCTATTCCACAGCAGTTACGTTGAGCCTTGAGGGTCAGTGGCGTTCATCTGAAATTTTTGCTACGGACAATTTAGCGCTATGTTGTCTATATGTGACGCTCTGCAAAACCTTAATACGCACATTTTACAAcactgcaagaagaaaacttagaTTACATAATAAACAATAGATACTAAAGCTGAACGAACCAGGAAAGTCGATGTTGTCCGGGGGCTTGTCCTTCAATTTCATTCCTAGGCTAAATTTAGGAGACCCAGGATAAAGCGTGCCTTCGCTTCTTGAAATGTTGTAGTCTCCAGGGGCTGTTCAAGGGTGAAGCGACGATTGACATGAGTCGCGGTTCGTGCCCgcagcaagaggtgtcagaaccCTACCTGTGAAGCTAATATAATCTGGCGCTGGCTGAGTAAGCTTAACACCTATCGTATACCGGGGCGTAGAGCCATACACAACCTTGTCCCCTTTGGAAATGTCGTAGTCGCAAGGAGCTACCATAAGGAAGACGCTGATTTGACAGTGCTTTCCTGAAGGGCTTAAGAACGTTTTTGTGATCTCGATACGCTCACGCAGCTTTTCCAGTCTCAGAGAAACCATTTTCTCACAGTTCAGCAAGGTTTACGAGTAGCCTACCCCCTAGCTCGTAATTAGAGCACCgttgcaagaacaaaaaaaaaaaaaacttggtttaTACAAATACTGTTTAAAACAGTCGTTGTGCATAGCACCAACTTTGTCAATGGTTCAAATAACGAGAGCAAAATATTTCCGAGACAAAACGCGTGCTTCTTCCAGAAAGACGCGGCACTGCACGAGGAAAATTTTTCGACGAGGAAATGCTTCTAACCAATCTTTCCATGTTTTCCTGGAGTGCTCGAAAGAAATGTACATTAATTTTGGTCCACAACTTACATTGCTCCACAAATTCATTTCCTGATGACAGCAATCGAGTGGGCGGTAAATGATCATATCGTGACATTTGTTTCCGAAACATATTGTGGCTTACTCGTATATGGCGGTTGGAAAACTGGCACCTGTGAAAGAGTCGACTCTATCTACGTCATatgcttccttcctttttttcaaaAGGCAGGGTGCTTTCTAAGGCACGTGTGCTATAGTATATAGCACATTAAGCTATTCATGAACGCCATATAATTGTTTGTCGCTTACTAACCAGGAAATTCCAATGAATCTGGAGGCATTTCTTTCAATCTGATGCCGAAGATGTGTTCAGGGGAATGGCTTCGCACCATCCGGTCAGCCTTTTCAACGCAGTACTCGGCAGGACCTGGGGACACAGCAGCAAACTTCAACACTGCATTTCAGACTAGCTTATTACACCTACTGACCAGGATAATCAAAGGAGTCCggccttctttcttttaatttcacACCGATGCTGTGCTCAGGAGAGTGGCTGCGCACAATTCCGTCCGCTCGGTCGACGTTGTATTTTGCAGGACCTAACAAGGCAGCGTCAAATTCAGTGAGAATTCTAGTTCAAGAAAACCTAATAAATTTAACTGACCAGGATAATCCAAAGAGTCTGGTCTTCTTTCTTTTAACTTGGCACCGATTTTATACTCTGGAGAATGGCTTCGTACAACTCTATCGGCTCTTTCTATGTTGTACTCTCCAGGACCTAAATACACAACAGAGTCAGTGAATGTCCTGCTTCACTATAGCCAAGTTTGTAAAATGAACTGACCAGGGTAGTACAATGAATCCGGTCTCATCTCCTTTAACTTGACACCAATTTTATACTCTGGAGAGTGACTGCGTGCCACTTGATCAGCTCTTTCTATGTTGTACTCTCCAGGACCTAAAGACCGAGCAATAGAGTCAGTGAATGCCCTGCTTCACTACAGTCAAGTTTGTAAGATGGACTGACCAGGATAATCCAATGAATCCAGTCTCCTTTCCTTTAACTTGGTCCCGATTTTATACTCTGGAGAGTGGCTGCGTGCAACTCTATCGGCTCTTTCAATGTTGTACTCTCCAGGACCTAAAGGCACAACAACAGAGACAGTGAATGCCCTGCTTCACTATAGCCTTGCTATATGGACTGACCAGGGTAATCCAATGAATCCGGTGTCCTCTCCTTTAACTTGGCGCCGATTTTATATTCTGGAGAGTGGCTTCGTGCAACTCTATCGGCTCTTTCTATGTTGTACTCTCCAGGACCTAAAGGCACAACAACAGAGACATTGAATGCCCTGCTTCACTATAGCCTTGTAAGATGAACTGACCAGGGTAATCCAATGAATCCAGTCTCCTCTCTTTTAACTTGGCACCGATTTTATACTCTGGAGAGTGGCTTCGTGCAACTCTATCGGCTCTTTCTATGTTGTACTCTCCAGGACCTAAATACACAACAACAGAGTCAGTGAATGTCTTGCTTCACTATAGCCAAGTTTGTAAAATGAACTGACCAGGGTAGTCCAATGAATCCGGTCTCATCTCCTTTAACTTGACACCAATTTTATACTCTGGAGAGTGACTGCGTGCCACTCGATCAGCTCTTTCTATGTTGTACTCTCCAGGACCTAAAGACAGAGCAATAGAGTCAGTGAATGCCATGCTTCACTATAGTCAAGTTTGTAAGATGGACTGACCAGGATAATCCAATGAATCCAGTCTCCTCTCCTTTAACTTGGTCCCGATTTTATACTCTGGAGAGTGGCTGCGTGCAACTCTATCGGCTCTTTCTATGTTGTACTCTCCAGGACCTAAATGCACAACAACAGAGACAGTGAATACCCTGCTTCACTATAGCCCTGTGATATGGACTGACCAGGGTAATCCAATGAATCCGGTGTCCTCTCCTTTAACTTGGTCCCGATTTTATACTCTGGTGAGTGGCTGCGTGCAACTCTATCGGCTCTTTCTATGTTGTACTCTCCAGGACCTAAATACACAGCAACAGAGTCAGTGAATGTCCTGCTTCACTATAGCCAAGTTTGTAAGATGAACTGACCAGGGTAATCCAATGAGTCCGGCTTTCTTTCGCCTAACCTGACGCCGAATGTGGGCTCAGGAAAATGAGTGCCGACAACTAGGTCTGCCTTTTCGATGTTGTATGCTCCAGGACCTGAGGAAACAGCAATACATTCGGTGAGAGTCGTGTTTCCCTACAGGCAAGTGATACCAACTGACCAGGGTAATCAAAATGTTCTGGCCTTTCTCATAATTTAATGCCAATCTGGTGCACAGGAAAGCGAGTACGCAAGACCTAGTCCGCTTTTTCGACGTTGTGCACTCCTGGACCTATAGAGAGAGCAACATATTCTTTTAATTAGCTCTTTCATTAGGTTCTAGTTCGACTAACCAGGATAATCGAATGAGTCTGGTTCCCTTTCTTTTAATCTGATGCCGATCCTGTGCTCAAGAGAGTGACTGTAGACAACATAATCTGCTTTTTCAGCGTTGTATGCTCCTAAACCTGAAGAGGAAACAGAAAAGTCGTTGAACGTACTCCGTCACATTAACCAAATGAACTCCACTAAGCAGGATAAACAAATGAATCcgcctttttttctcttaacTTGGTGCTGATGCTGTATTGCGAAGGTCTTTCACGGGTCCCAAGATTGGCCTTCCTGACCTGCTAATGCCCGGGACCTAAAATTAACAATCATCAGCTTCTTTTAACGCCAGCAGAGATGGTTACGCGCCACTAACCTAGGAATTCCAATGAATCCTGCGGTTTATTCTTCAGTTGAATGCCTAGGTGATCCTAGACTGATCTAATCTGTACCACTTCATCCGCCTTATCCACATCCTATTGACCTGGTCTTATGGCTATGATTTCGGTGTCAGCGTCGATAAATAAAGTAATAATGCAAAAAAACACACGCATGGCCAAACTTTACATGAGAGCACGAGCTGCCGCTACCAATTAGGAGGAAAGTCTATCAATTTTGGTACCCTGTGCTTATACGTGATGTCTTTCAATTGCTGCGGCGAGTGCCTTGTAAAGCTCTCCGCCTTTTACACACCGCATTTTCCCGGACTTGAATGCGTCACTCGAATTCCGTGCCATTAGCAAAGTAGTAAAACAAAATCCACCATACGTGTACAGTAGAGTCTGTCTTACGCAAAAAACTTACGGCGTAGACATGGCTAGTCCAGCAGGTCTGGCAgtttattgttcagcttgatccCTATTTAGTATCTTGATTCCTATTTTGTAAAGCGGTGTCCTATACGTCTTCTTACGCAGCCCACTGAGCCCCGATTGTAGTATCCTGCACCTGCGAAAGTTACTCCTAGTCTTTGCGCCaacgtaaagaaaaaaataacttatAGGAACCGTGCAGGAAATTCAAAACAGCCAATGCGACAGACCAGGATAGTTTTCCT
The nucleotide sequence above comes from Dermacentor andersoni chromosome 10, qqDerAnde1_hic_scaffold, whole genome shotgun sequence. Encoded proteins:
- the LOC126545058 gene encoding uncharacterized protein isoform X2; this translates as MVVKSEYVSGYYVQQRPWSPTKRRGPISSDFKTPGPGAFTIPSTIGDRASTNVTKGQKAPSFTFGTKPEEKRDLFVPGPGTYNIAGLSEKGKETVSAPTMAPKLREPEGFKTPAPGAYNPEKAEQCVLSASPMYTFGTKIRDPKPADIPEADRPSQEETQRRPQLVHRNRRAPRYSFGLKLKSLFRPNDNPAPGVYDIDKGDSVVYPKSPSFSMRRRLRGPSPEELPGPGSYESRKVYDSSRTRPPEYSFGRRLKESKTEDFPAPGAYDITRADGAVYTRSQERTMAHRLMERPPDSAEFPAPGDYDASKADSAVFSRAPQFSLAERLEREAAESIDFPGPTDYDLSKGKIMAASRAPQYSFGLKIKDKPPDSLKFPGPGEYNPDKADRVVRTRSPEYHIGSKLKEKPPEHFDYPGPSEYHSERADHVTRSRSPQHRIAVKIADRPPESLHYPGPGEYDVDKADHVTRSRSPQHRIGAKLKDKPPESLKYPGPGEYNADRADHVTRSRSPQHCFGIKIRDKSPESLQYPGPGKYDADKADHVTRSRSPQHQIACKLKERSPESLDFPGPGEYNVDRADHVTRSRSPQYRIGVKIIDKPPESLDYPGPGEYNVERADHVTRSRSPQHHIGVKLKDRPLESLDYPGPGKYFVDKADHMTRSRSPQHKIGVKLKLKPPESLGYPGPGKYDVERADHATRTRSPQHRIGAKLKEKSPEYLHYPGPGEYNVDRADPVTRNRPPEPHIGVKLKDRPPESVQYPGPGEYNVARANDVTRSRSPQHRIGIKLKDRSPESHHFPGPGEYDVDTANDVTRSRSPQHRIGIKLTDRSPESHDFPGPGAYNIEKADLVVGTHFPEPTFGVRLGERKPDSLDYPGPGEYNIERADRVARSHSPEYKIGTKLKERTPDSLDYPGPGEYNIERADRVARSHSPEYKIGTKLKERRLDSLDYPGPGEYNIERADRVARSHSPEYKIGVKLKEMRPDSLDYPGPGEYNIERADRVARSHSPEYKIGAKLKERRLDSLDYPGPGEYNIERADRVARSHSPEYKIGAKLKERTPDSLDYPGPGEYNIERADRVARSHSPEYKIGTKLKERRLDSLDYPGPGEYNIERADQVARSHSPEYKIGVKLKEMRPDSLYYPGPGEYNIERADRVVRSHSPEYKIGAKLKERRPDSLDYPGPAKYNVDRADGIVRSHSPEHSIGVKLKERRPDSFDYPGPAEYCVEKADRMVRSHSPEHIFGIRLKEMPPDSLEFPAPGDYNISRSEGTLYPGSPKFSLGMKLKDKPPDNIDFPAPSDYSPGRGVSFVKARSPKFTFGFRLRPSKPYSYGFPAPGEYDPDKAKELIYPKSPRFTIRSRLKERLPDNVTFPAPGTYDPDKGNPALFGLPPRSKSRSPRRSKSHDLEDKRERDLKGSEQTIKRSRSLSGTRQRDTGAKNGKEKTKEETSVSPKTMTRSRSSRLTRQSEFGIDETLAKSSQETVKERRSFRVIRKQAAVVEGEPPQVKIVVSEMTTDRSEPVGAMKKKIDSKATEREAASSRVGTKKSGFLRSLRKKLDGTEEMSRTSKVAKAPATQKTTTRVVERKIDEERERVGAASQAGAMPRRSRSLRVIRKEVDEAPDKRARSTDELTRRSHSLLVARARKDDIEAQEPDKRARPSERRLGRSRSLRIAQSGIDDIDEKDNVSKSETHITASPSSSFRKERYSGGYLGKSLEPAAFTTSDESGMFEDDETMDSVSARDRTFVRTPTDSSRIQVSPESFREWRHAQGSIKMAPRFPEGLDFWKPPGTGSLFAKLYQSWTQETAVSSAEAEDNSRVMFRSAASLLFRKGFAAILRNETPGPGYYNPSIGEQLRFPRMPSFTIRRKLKCPKKEQTPAPWDYSPDKADPLVRPMSPAYTFGHKDDCCHCRTTSPAPGAYDPERADQCVRSLEPSYTFGVKHKDPKRDNFPAPGTYCPEKSDTVLATTPSYTFGIKHKDLRPDDVPAPGAYCPEKADTVLAVTPAYTFGTRPKDAKPDDFPAPGKYDVPGTDTYKSKSPAYTLSYRTNIPSDHTKKPGPGAHSPERVWMNKSSSPRFTFGIRHSPVAETPKPK